In the genome of Streptomyces pactum, one region contains:
- a CDS encoding regulator yields the protein MTERPPQRTANRQLAALIAEAGFSNAGLARRVDQLGLEHGLDLRYDKTSVTRWLRGQQPRGTTPALIAEVFTRRLGRRLSAQDLGLDACAPVYAGLEFAATPEEAVDIVSALWRKDSGNHAELRKIAFTPAGLVVPSRDWLIGRPDDRVARGEPAPRTAPPGDGAAAGQRGAAVPQPTAGRVPQQGRPGVPRQRQAVTECGPGYRVTAGDIAALRSVGELFRTLDDAYGGGHARQALVRYLEHEGEPMLRGSYGEAIGRRLFAAVADLTRLAGWTSYDIAAHGLAQRYFVQALRLAQAAGDRAYGSYVLVTMSRQAVYLGHGREAVQLARVAQQGVGSGAPPVVQSLLHASEARGHAVLGDLRACTASLTRAERALETARPRDEVPYWARFYDEAQLADEFAHCYRDLQQYRAAAQHAERSLQLRAPGQARGRLFCRVVLATARLGLGELEQACALGAEAAQAASEMRSARAVEYVRDFERRLEPYRDAAAVRGYRERVAAIG from the coding sequence ATGACGGAACGACCCCCACAGCGCACCGCCAACCGTCAGCTCGCCGCGCTCATCGCCGAGGCGGGCTTCTCCAACGCCGGGCTCGCCCGGCGGGTCGACCAGCTCGGCCTGGAGCACGGCCTGGACCTGCGGTACGACAAGACCTCCGTGACCCGCTGGCTGCGCGGACAGCAGCCGCGGGGCACCACGCCCGCGCTCATCGCCGAGGTGTTCACCCGCAGACTCGGGCGGCGGCTGTCCGCCCAGGACCTGGGCCTGGACGCGTGTGCCCCGGTCTACGCCGGGCTGGAGTTCGCCGCCACCCCGGAGGAGGCGGTGGACATCGTCAGCGCGTTGTGGCGGAAGGATTCCGGCAACCACGCGGAGCTGCGGAAGATCGCGTTCACTCCGGCCGGACTGGTGGTGCCCAGCCGCGACTGGCTGATCGGCCGCCCGGACGACCGGGTGGCCCGGGGCGAGCCGGCCCCCCGCACCGCCCCGCCGGGCGACGGGGCAGCGGCCGGGCAGCGGGGTGCCGCGGTGCCCCAGCCGACGGCCGGCCGGGTGCCCCAGCAGGGCCGGCCGGGGGTGCCCCGCCAGCGCCAGGCGGTCACCGAGTGCGGGCCCGGGTACCGGGTGACGGCCGGGGACATCGCGGCCCTCCGCTCGGTCGGCGAACTCTTCCGCACCCTGGACGACGCCTACGGCGGCGGGCACGCCCGGCAGGCGCTGGTCCGCTACCTGGAGCACGAGGGCGAGCCGATGCTGCGGGGCAGCTACGGCGAGGCGATCGGCCGGCGGCTGTTCGCGGCCGTCGCCGACCTCACCCGGCTGGCCGGCTGGACCTCGTACGACATCGCCGCGCACGGCCTGGCCCAGCGGTACTTCGTCCAGGCCCTGCGGCTGGCGCAGGCGGCCGGCGACCGGGCGTACGGGTCGTACGTGCTGGTCACCATGAGCCGGCAGGCGGTGTACCTGGGGCACGGGCGGGAGGCGGTGCAGCTGGCCCGGGTGGCCCAGCAGGGCGTGGGCAGCGGCGCGCCGCCGGTCGTCCAGTCGCTGCTGCACGCCTCCGAGGCGCGCGGCCACGCCGTCCTCGGCGACCTGCGGGCCTGCACCGCCTCGCTGACCCGGGCCGAGCGCGCGCTGGAGACCGCCCGGCCCAGGGACGAGGTGCCGTACTGGGCCCGCTTCTACGACGAGGCCCAGCTGGCCGACGAGTTCGCCCACTGCTACCGGGACCTCCAGCAGTACCGGGCGGCGGCCCAGCACGCGGAGCGCTCCCTCCAGCTGCGCGCCCCGGGGCAGGCCCGCGGCCGGCTGTTCTGCCGGGTGGTGCTGGCCACCGCGCGGCTGGGCCTGGGCGAGCTGGAACAGGCGTGCGCGCTGGGTGCCGAGGCGGCGCAGGCGGCCTCCGAGATGCGTTCGGCCCGTGCGGTGGAGTACGTACGCGACTTCGAGCGGCGGCTGGAACCGTACCGGGACGCGGCGGCGGTGCGCGGCTACCGGGAGCGGGTCGCGGCCATCGGCTGA
- the lipB gene encoding lipoyl(octanoyl) transferase LipB, with protein sequence MGNPQPTEGADGLRFVHLGFGAEAVEYTEAWQEQRRVHAARFADEIPDTCLLLEHPPVYTAGRRTEDSERPLDGTPVVDVDRGGKITWHGPGQLVGYPILKLPRPVDVIAHVRRLEEALLRTCADFGVAATRVEGRSGVWVLGDPEDRRPAVGGLELDFDPRLHDVGPSSPKAGEEGEFDPRLNGPEYAPSNAGQRGEDRKLAAIGVRIAKGVSMHGFSLNCNPDNTWFDRIVPCGIRDAGVTSLSAELGREVTVGEVTPVVEKHLREVLESSVPLPRAV encoded by the coding sequence ATGGGGAATCCCCAGCCGACCGAAGGGGCGGACGGGCTGCGCTTCGTCCACCTGGGCTTCGGGGCGGAGGCCGTCGAGTACACCGAGGCGTGGCAGGAGCAGCGCCGGGTGCACGCGGCCCGCTTCGCGGACGAGATCCCGGACACCTGCCTGCTGCTGGAGCACCCCCCGGTGTACACGGCCGGGCGGCGCACGGAGGACAGCGAGCGCCCGCTGGACGGCACCCCGGTGGTGGACGTCGACCGCGGCGGGAAGATCACCTGGCACGGCCCCGGCCAGCTCGTCGGCTACCCGATCCTCAAGCTGCCCCGTCCGGTCGACGTGATCGCGCACGTGCGGCGGCTGGAGGAGGCGCTGCTGCGCACCTGCGCCGACTTCGGCGTGGCCGCCACCCGGGTGGAGGGCCGCAGTGGGGTGTGGGTGCTGGGCGACCCGGAGGACCGGCGGCCGGCCGTCGGCGGTCTGGAGCTGGACTTCGACCCGCGCCTCCACGACGTGGGCCCCTCCTCGCCGAAGGCGGGCGAGGAGGGAGAGTTCGACCCCCGGCTGAACGGTCCGGAGTACGCGCCGTCCAACGCCGGCCAGCGCGGTGAGGACCGCAAGCTGGCGGCGATCGGGGTGCGGATCGCCAAGGGCGTGTCCATGCACGGCTTCTCCCTCAACTGCAACCCGGACAACACCTGGTTCGACCGGATCGTGCCGTGCGGCATCCGCGACGCCGGGGTGACCTCGCTCTCCGCCGAGCTGGGGCGCGAGGTGACGGTCGGGGAGGTCACCCCGGTGGTGGAGAAGCACCTCCGGGAGGTCCTGGAGTCGTCCGTGCCGCTGCCCCGGGCCGTCTGA
- the lipA gene encoding lipoyl synthase produces the protein MAAVAPDGRKMLRLEVRNSQTPIERKPEWIKTRAKMGPEYTELHGLVKREGLHTVCQEAGCPNIYECWEDREATFLIGGDQCTRRCDFCQIDTGKPQALDRDEPRRVAESVRQMELKYATITGVARDDLEDGGAWLYAETVRQIHALMPGTGVELLIPDFNAVPEQLAEVFSSRPEVLAHNVETVPRIFKRIRPGFRYERSLEVITRAREAGLVTKSNLILGMGEERAEISQALQDLYDAGCELITITQYLRPSVRHHPIERWVKPQEFVELKEEAEEIGYAGVMSGPLVRSSYRAGRLYQQAIEQRNAAAALSAQ, from the coding sequence GTGGCCGCTGTCGCACCCGACGGACGCAAGATGCTGCGCCTGGAGGTCCGGAACAGCCAGACCCCCATCGAGCGCAAGCCGGAGTGGATCAAGACCCGGGCGAAGATGGGCCCCGAGTACACCGAGCTGCACGGCCTGGTGAAGCGCGAGGGCCTGCACACGGTGTGCCAGGAGGCGGGCTGTCCGAACATCTACGAATGCTGGGAGGACCGCGAGGCGACCTTCCTCATCGGCGGCGACCAGTGCACCCGGCGCTGTGACTTCTGCCAGATCGACACCGGCAAGCCGCAGGCGCTGGACCGGGACGAGCCGCGCCGGGTCGCCGAGTCGGTCCGGCAGATGGAGCTGAAGTACGCCACCATCACCGGCGTCGCCCGCGACGACCTGGAGGACGGCGGCGCCTGGCTGTACGCCGAGACCGTCCGGCAGATCCACGCGCTGATGCCCGGCACCGGCGTGGAGCTGCTGATCCCCGACTTCAACGCGGTGCCCGAGCAGCTGGCGGAGGTCTTCTCCTCCCGCCCCGAGGTGCTGGCGCACAACGTGGAGACCGTCCCGCGGATTTTCAAGCGCATCCGTCCCGGCTTCCGCTACGAGCGGTCGCTGGAGGTCATCACCCGGGCCCGCGAGGCCGGCCTGGTGACCAAGTCCAACCTGATCCTGGGCATGGGCGAGGAGCGTGCGGAGATCAGCCAGGCGCTGCAGGACCTGTACGACGCGGGCTGCGAGCTGATCACCATCACCCAGTACCTGCGCCCGTCGGTGCGGCACCACCCCATCGAGCGCTGGGTCAAGCCGCAGGAGTTCGTGGAGCTGAAGGAGGAGGCCGAGGAGATCGGCTACGCGGGCGTGATGTCCGGTCCGCTGGTCCGCTCCTCCTACCGCGCCGGACGTCTGTACCAGCAGGCGATCGAGCAGCGGAACGCCGCCGCGGCGCTCAGCGCACAGTGA
- a CDS encoding SCO2195 family GlnR-regulated protein has product MQAAPVRPPSVTTALRALEGLLLGGGQRTARRNAWSAVLEDRRRAQDRQEAQHVLEAVSARAARAT; this is encoded by the coding sequence ATGCAGGCCGCGCCCGTCCGACCACCGTCCGTGACCACCGCGCTGCGCGCGCTGGAAGGCCTGCTGCTCGGCGGCGGGCAGCGCACCGCCCGCCGCAACGCGTGGTCCGCCGTACTGGAGGACCGCCGCCGCGCCCAGGACCGGCAGGAGGCCCAGCACGTGCTGGAGGCCGTGTCCGCCCGGGCGGCGCGGGCCACGTAA
- a CDS encoding DUF4191 domain-containing protein, which produces MARQATSSENPGRLKQIALTYKMTKRVDSKVGLVVAAVGIVVFGAFLAFGFWIDHPIYLGILGFVLAFLAMAIIFGRRAERAAFGQLEGQPGAAAAVLDNVGRGWTVTPAVAMNRNQDVVHRAVGKAGIVLVAEGNPNRLRSLLAAEKKRMARIVGDVPVHDIIVGTEEGQVPIKKLRTTLLKLPRVLPGAQVTVVNDRLRALGDLMKNMPIPKGPLPKGMRMPKGR; this is translated from the coding sequence ATGGCGAGGCAGGCAACTTCTTCCGAGAACCCCGGGCGGCTCAAGCAGATCGCCCTGACCTACAAGATGACCAAGCGGGTCGACTCGAAGGTCGGCCTGGTCGTCGCGGCTGTGGGCATCGTCGTCTTCGGCGCCTTCCTCGCCTTCGGTTTCTGGATCGACCATCCGATCTACCTGGGCATCCTCGGTTTCGTCCTCGCCTTCCTGGCGATGGCGATCATCTTCGGCCGGCGCGCCGAGCGGGCCGCCTTCGGGCAGCTGGAGGGCCAGCCGGGTGCCGCCGCCGCGGTGCTGGACAACGTGGGCCGCGGCTGGACGGTCACCCCGGCGGTCGCCATGAACCGCAACCAGGACGTGGTCCACCGCGCGGTCGGCAAGGCCGGCATCGTGCTGGTCGCCGAGGGCAACCCGAACCGCCTCAGGAGCCTGCTGGCGGCGGAGAAGAAGCGCATGGCCCGGATCGTCGGCGATGTGCCGGTGCACGACATCATCGTCGGCACCGAAGAGGGCCAGGTGCCGATCAAGAAGCTGCGCACCACCCTGCTGAAGCTGCCGCGCGTGCTCCCCGGTGCCCAGGTCACCGTGGTCAACGACCGGCTGCGGGCGCTGGGCGACCTGATGAAGAACATGCCGATCCCGAAGGGACCGCTGCCGAAGGGCATGCGCATGCCGAAGGGGCGCTGA
- a CDS encoding RDD family protein, with the protein MDNRQAIGSWLSGPRAAAEEMGVDFGYRGQQLGLPEEGPGAIAPSGRRIGALFIDWALCMLIAYGLFSGGDAQRAGNWAVGVFFVLSVLTLGTLGSTPGKMVFRLRVIGARGERLSLPRVMLRSVLLVLIIPAVIWDRDGRGLHDRLSGAVQVRL; encoded by the coding sequence GTGGACAACAGGCAAGCAATCGGATCCTGGCTCTCCGGGCCGCGGGCAGCGGCCGAGGAGATGGGCGTCGACTTCGGCTACCGCGGCCAGCAGCTGGGACTGCCCGAGGAGGGTCCGGGGGCGATCGCACCGTCCGGACGGCGCATCGGTGCGCTGTTCATCGACTGGGCGCTGTGCATGCTCATCGCGTACGGGCTGTTCTCCGGCGGCGACGCGCAGCGGGCCGGCAACTGGGCGGTGGGCGTCTTCTTCGTGCTCAGCGTGCTGACCCTGGGCACCCTCGGGTCCACCCCGGGCAAGATGGTGTTCCGGCTGCGGGTCATCGGGGCCCGGGGCGAGCGGCTCTCGCTGCCGCGGGTGATGCTCCGCTCGGTGCTCCTGGTGCTGATCATCCCGGCGGTGATCTGGGACCGTGACGGCCGGGGGCTGCACGACCGGCTGTCCGGGGCGGTCCAGGTCCGTCTCTGA
- the glnA gene encoding type I glutamate--ammonia ligase, which translates to MFQNADDARKFISDEDVKFVDVRFCDLPGVMQHFTIPAEAFDPNEELAFDGSSIRGFQAIHESDMALRADLTTARVDPFRRDKTLNINFFIHDPITGEQYSRDPRNIAKKAEAYLASTGIADTAYFGPEAEFYVFDSVRFETKANEAFYHIDSEAGAWNTGALEDNRGYKVRYKGGYFPVPPVDHFADLRAEISLELDKAGLQVERLHHEVGTAGQAEINYKFNTLLAAADDLMLFKYIVKNVAWRNGKTATFMPKPIFGDNGSGMHVHQSLWSGGQPLFYDEQGYAGLSDIARYYIGGILKHAPSLLAFTNPTVNSYHRLVPGFEAPVNLVYSQRNRSAAMRIPITGSNPKAKRVEFRAPDPSSNPYLAFSALLLAGLDGVKNKIEPAEPIDKDLYELAPEEHAGVAQVPTNLSAVLDALEEDNEYLQAGGVFTSDLIETWIEYKRTNEIAPIQLRPHPHEFELYFDL; encoded by the coding sequence ATGTTCCAGAACGCCGACGATGCTCGGAAGTTCATCTCGGACGAGGATGTCAAGTTCGTTGACGTCCGCTTCTGCGACCTTCCCGGCGTCATGCAGCACTTCACGATCCCCGCGGAGGCGTTCGACCCGAACGAGGAGCTGGCGTTCGACGGCTCGTCCATCCGTGGCTTCCAGGCCATCCACGAGTCCGACATGGCGCTGCGCGCGGACCTGACCACGGCGCGTGTGGACCCGTTCCGCCGGGACAAGACGCTCAACATCAACTTCTTCATCCACGACCCGATCACCGGCGAGCAGTACAGCCGTGACCCGCGGAACATCGCCAAGAAGGCCGAGGCCTACCTCGCCTCGACCGGCATCGCGGACACCGCGTACTTCGGTCCGGAGGCCGAGTTCTACGTCTTCGACAGCGTGCGGTTCGAGACCAAGGCGAACGAGGCGTTCTACCACATCGACTCCGAGGCGGGCGCCTGGAACACCGGCGCGCTGGAGGACAACCGCGGCTACAAGGTCCGCTACAAGGGCGGCTACTTCCCGGTGCCGCCGGTGGACCACTTCGCCGACCTGCGCGCCGAGATCTCCCTGGAGCTGGACAAGGCCGGCCTCCAGGTCGAGCGCCTGCACCACGAGGTGGGCACCGCCGGCCAGGCGGAGATCAACTACAAGTTCAACACGCTGCTCGCCGCCGCCGACGACCTGATGCTCTTCAAGTACATCGTGAAGAACGTCGCCTGGCGCAACGGCAAGACCGCGACCTTCATGCCGAAGCCGATCTTCGGTGACAACGGTTCGGGCATGCACGTCCACCAGTCCCTGTGGTCCGGTGGCCAGCCGCTGTTCTACGACGAGCAGGGGTACGCGGGCCTGTCGGACATCGCCCGGTACTACATCGGCGGCATCCTCAAGCACGCGCCGTCGCTGCTGGCCTTCACCAACCCGACGGTGAACTCCTACCACCGCCTGGTGCCCGGCTTCGAGGCCCCGGTGAACCTGGTCTACTCGCAGCGCAACCGCTCCGCCGCGATGCGCATCCCGATCACGGGCTCCAACCCCAAGGCCAAGCGCGTCGAGTTCCGCGCCCCGGACCCCTCCTCCAACCCGTACCTGGCCTTCTCCGCCCTCCTCCTGGCGGGCCTGGACGGCGTCAAGAACAAGATCGAGCCGGCCGAGCCGATCGACAAGGACCTCTACGAGCTGGCCCCCGAGGAGCACGCGGGCGTCGCCCAGGTCCCGACCAACCTCTCCGCGGTGCTCGACGCGCTGGAGGAGGACAACGAGTACCTGCAGGCCGGCGGGGTCTTCACCTCCGACCTGATCGAGACCTGGATCGAGTACAAGCGCACCAACGAGATCGCCCCGATCCAGCTCCGCCCGCACCCGCACGAGTTCGAGCTGTACTTCGACCTCTGA
- a CDS encoding NUDIX domain-containing protein, with the protein MTDRWLPPEEYIETIARATSYACLYFTDTAGRPFQLRSRDEAEVWQWPGGNLEHGETPWEGARRECLEETGIDFRGPRRLLGVHFLPRRTRWPVNHIGFIFDGGELTDVQLARVRLTDEHTEWRVATVEGWRGQMRPDGFARLDAISTARATGAVAYLEGA; encoded by the coding sequence ATGACGGACAGGTGGCTTCCGCCGGAGGAGTACATCGAGACCATCGCCCGGGCCACGTCCTACGCCTGCCTCTACTTCACCGATACCGCCGGCCGTCCGTTCCAGCTGCGCTCCCGCGACGAGGCGGAGGTCTGGCAGTGGCCGGGCGGCAACCTGGAGCACGGCGAGACGCCGTGGGAGGGTGCCCGGCGCGAGTGCCTGGAGGAGACCGGCATCGACTTCCGGGGGCCGCGGCGTCTGCTCGGCGTCCACTTCCTCCCGCGGCGGACGCGCTGGCCGGTCAACCACATCGGTTTCATCTTCGACGGCGGTGAACTCACCGACGTCCAGCTGGCCCGGGTGCGGCTCACCGACGAGCACACCGAGTGGCGGGTGGCCACGGTCGAGGGATGGCGGGGGCAGATGCGGCCGGACGGCTTCGCACGCCTCGACGCCATCAGCACCGCGCGGGCGACGGGTGCCGTCGCCTACCTGGAAGGGGCCTGA
- a CDS encoding NAD(P)/FAD-dependent oxidoreductase, translated as MATSPDHAVVLGAGMSGLFTARVLAQHFRRVTVVERDATPTDDGPRRGIPQGHHPHGLLLKASDLFDSLFPGIIAECAEHGAVRANVLTQHRVYIYGHELRQTEIGRETVLLSRPLLEHRVAERVRALPNVTVRRGWEAVGLLTTGGYRVTGVTVGRSGSGEREDLAADLVVDATGRSGRARAWLRTLGYPEPAEQRVPVGISYATRLYELPPDVLGNDRLVSVSPQPAHPRGIAFVSRENHRWSLSLYGYGDHRPTADPDEFAAGIAELAPEYVLKALARGTAVSDIQVMQYPAGIRRRYDRLDRFPEGFLVTGDALCSVNPVYGSGMTIAAAQARELGRQLRGGTHGLWRRYFRAAARITAPAWQFAVMGDAPLAGTSRLRQPGVVLGSAYMRRMARAAETDQEAAGALMRVVGMDRSPAHLFRPRLLASALRGGRPRG; from the coding sequence ATGGCGACTTCACCGGACCACGCGGTGGTGCTCGGAGCCGGGATGAGCGGGCTGTTCACCGCCCGGGTGCTCGCGCAGCACTTCCGGCGGGTGACGGTGGTGGAGCGCGACGCGACGCCCACCGACGACGGTCCGCGGCGCGGCATCCCGCAGGGACACCACCCGCACGGGCTGCTGCTCAAGGCGTCCGACTTATTCGACTCGCTCTTCCCCGGCATCATCGCCGAGTGTGCCGAGCACGGCGCGGTACGGGCGAACGTCCTCACCCAGCACCGGGTGTACATCTACGGCCATGAACTCCGGCAGACCGAGATCGGCAGGGAGACGGTGCTCCTCAGCCGCCCGCTGCTGGAGCACCGCGTCGCCGAGCGGGTGCGGGCGCTGCCGAACGTCACGGTGCGGCGCGGCTGGGAGGCGGTGGGCCTGCTCACCACCGGCGGCTACCGGGTGACCGGGGTGACCGTCGGCCGCAGCGGGTCGGGGGAGCGGGAGGACCTCGCCGCGGACCTCGTGGTGGACGCGACGGGGCGCTCCGGCCGGGCACGGGCGTGGCTGCGGACGCTCGGCTACCCGGAGCCGGCCGAGCAGCGCGTGCCGGTCGGCATCAGCTACGCCACCCGCCTGTACGAACTGCCGCCGGACGTCCTCGGCAACGACCGGCTGGTCAGCGTCAGCCCGCAGCCGGCCCATCCACGGGGGATCGCCTTCGTGTCCCGGGAGAACCACCGGTGGTCGCTCTCCCTCTACGGCTACGGCGATCACCGCCCGACCGCCGATCCGGACGAGTTCGCCGCCGGGATCGCGGAACTGGCGCCGGAGTACGTGCTCAAGGCGCTGGCCCGGGGCACCGCCGTCAGCGACATCCAGGTGATGCAGTACCCGGCCGGGATCCGCCGCCGCTACGACCGCCTGGACCGCTTCCCGGAGGGCTTCCTGGTCACCGGCGACGCCCTGTGCAGCGTCAACCCGGTGTACGGCTCGGGGATGACCATCGCCGCCGCCCAGGCCCGGGAGCTGGGCCGGCAACTGCGCGGCGGGACCCACGGGCTGTGGCGCCGCTACTTCCGGGCGGCGGCCCGGATCACCGCGCCGGCCTGGCAGTTCGCCGTCATGGGCGACGCCCCGCTGGCCGGCACCTCGCGGCTGCGCCAGCCCGGGGTCGTGCTGGGGTCCGCGTACATGCGCCGGATGGCACGCGCCGCCGAGACGGACCAGGAGGCCGCGGGCGCCCTGATGCGGGTGGTCGGCATGGACCGTTCCCCCGCCCACCTCTTCCGCCCCCGCCTGCTGGCCAGCGCCCTCCGCGGCGGCCGGCCCCGGGGGTAG
- a CDS encoding thioesterase II family protein, whose amino-acid sequence MATRDDEALWIRGFRPPGGAAVRLVCFPHAGGSASFYGPMARSFPPQAEVLAVQYPGRQDRRSEPVVRDIRELARRIAPVLEPAVAAGPVAFFGHSMGAVVAFETVRELQRRTGRAPVALFASGRRGPSTVRRESLHRDGDEAILAELRALNGTDSVILQDDDLLRMVLPALRGDYQAIETYRCAPDATVDCPVLALIGDRDPRVTAEEARVWQRHTTGRFDLQFFDGGHFYLVPRATEVMDRVAAGLQEYAAVPVDPTPRAAGRTAAPGC is encoded by the coding sequence ATGGCCACGCGGGACGACGAGGCACTGTGGATCCGCGGCTTCCGCCCGCCCGGTGGGGCCGCGGTGCGGCTGGTCTGCTTTCCGCACGCGGGTGGCTCGGCCAGCTTCTACGGCCCGATGGCCCGGTCCTTCCCGCCCCAGGCCGAGGTGCTCGCCGTGCAGTACCCCGGGCGCCAGGACCGCAGGTCCGAACCGGTGGTCCGGGACATCCGCGAACTGGCCCGGCGGATCGCGCCGGTCCTGGAACCGGCCGTCGCCGCTGGGCCGGTGGCCTTCTTCGGGCACAGCATGGGCGCCGTGGTGGCCTTCGAGACCGTGCGGGAACTCCAGCGGCGTACCGGCCGGGCGCCGGTGGCGCTGTTCGCCTCCGGCAGGCGCGGGCCGTCCACCGTACGGCGGGAGTCCTTGCACCGGGACGGCGACGAGGCCATCCTCGCCGAGCTGCGGGCGCTCAACGGCACCGATTCGGTGATCCTCCAGGACGATGACCTGCTCCGGATGGTGCTGCCCGCCCTGCGCGGTGACTACCAGGCCATCGAGACCTACCGCTGCGCCCCCGACGCCACGGTGGACTGCCCGGTCCTCGCCCTGATCGGCGACCGGGACCCGCGGGTGACCGCGGAGGAGGCGCGGGTGTGGCAGCGGCACACCACCGGGCGCTTCGACCTCCAGTTCTTCGACGGCGGTCACTTCTACCTGGTGCCCCGGGCAACCGAGGTGATGGACCGCGTCGCCGCCGGACTCCAGGAGTACGCGGCGGTACCGGTAGATCCGACCCCCCGGGCCGCCGGACGGACGGCGGCTCCCGGATGCTGA
- a CDS encoding DUF5988 family protein — protein sequence MDTCQNDPAQTSGTDPATAAAPGNVILRGGPVNEPADAESVVTVPDTEQVLKLCKGSHYDHYLPTADWEVRSGHRLRVFRWSHRTRVAE from the coding sequence ATGGACACCTGCCAGAACGACCCCGCACAGACCTCCGGCACCGACCCGGCCACGGCCGCGGCACCGGGGAACGTGATCCTCCGCGGCGGCCCGGTGAACGAACCGGCGGACGCCGAGAGCGTCGTGACCGTGCCGGACACCGAACAGGTGCTGAAGCTCTGCAAGGGCAGCCACTACGACCACTACCTGCCCACCGCGGACTGGGAGGTGCGGTCCGGCCACCGGCTGCGGGTGTTCCGCTGGAGCCACCGCACCCGCGTGGCCGAATGA
- the scoE gene encoding (3R)-3-[(carboxymethyl)amino]fatty acid oxygenase/decarboxylase — translation MSTIPRTGSGMGLTIEGFDVLGAPADRLRELKEQVYRHKIVVLRDQRLTPAGFVALGRRLGEVETYYQPMYHHPEHPEIFVSSHRGARREGDGAQLGVPRTGTFWHHDYAFMPRPFGLTLVWPQVVPERDRGTYFIDMGAAYRKLPDALKAEIAGTFGLNSVRRYFKIRPSDVYRPVCEVLAEIEEVTPACAHPTVFAHPVTGERVLYVSEAVTCGLQDAGGNPLRDGLLRELLDACGQSDGTFTHENIHLQTFDRGDLLIWDNRSLVHRARHTATPEPAVSFRVTVHDEYEFYPGIGRPAGR, via the coding sequence ATGAGCACCATCCCGCGCACCGGCTCCGGCATGGGTCTGACGATCGAGGGGTTCGACGTCCTGGGCGCCCCGGCGGACCGGCTCCGGGAGCTCAAGGAGCAGGTCTACCGGCACAAGATCGTGGTGCTGCGCGACCAGCGGCTGACGCCGGCCGGGTTCGTCGCCCTCGGCCGGCGGCTCGGCGAGGTGGAGACGTACTACCAGCCGATGTACCACCACCCCGAGCACCCGGAGATCTTCGTCTCCTCCCACCGGGGGGCCCGCCGGGAGGGGGACGGCGCGCAGCTCGGCGTGCCGCGGACGGGGACGTTCTGGCACCACGACTACGCGTTCATGCCGCGCCCGTTCGGTCTGACGCTGGTCTGGCCCCAGGTGGTCCCGGAGCGGGACCGCGGCACCTACTTCATCGACATGGGCGCGGCGTACCGGAAGCTCCCCGACGCGCTGAAGGCGGAGATCGCCGGCACGTTCGGCCTGAACAGCGTGCGGCGGTACTTCAAGATCCGGCCCAGCGACGTCTACCGGCCGGTCTGCGAGGTCCTGGCGGAGATCGAGGAGGTGACCCCGGCGTGCGCCCATCCCACGGTCTTCGCCCACCCGGTCACCGGTGAGCGGGTCCTCTACGTCAGCGAGGCCGTCACCTGCGGTCTCCAGGACGCCGGCGGCAACCCGCTGCGCGACGGGCTGCTCCGCGAACTCCTCGACGCCTGCGGCCAGTCGGACGGGACCTTCACCCACGAGAACATCCACCTGCAGACCTTCGACCGGGGCGACCTGCTGATCTGGGACAACCGCAGTCTGGTGCACCGCGCCCGGCACACGGCCACCCCCGAGCCGGCGGTGTCCTTCCGGGTCACCGTGCACGACGAGTACGAGTTCTACCCCGGCATCGGCCGGCCGGCCGGGCGCTGA
- a CDS encoding FcoT family thioesterase, with translation MTVGTPAPGTVTFGDDPDLLARVLRVYRPECRYLRSAAVTVAGQPRDGGTAGVCGEFHIPRSWYIDDTGHFNAVEFNLCYNQMIYFLLAKSVREKAVRPFDTWSMDDFWARQLPDMFIVDFRSTFRRRMRGRRFWGQLDLVGVTERDGGNGPLVLLRTLCRFGEEETPACRGEVRIAVRKGPPSPR, from the coding sequence GTGACCGTCGGAACGCCCGCCCCGGGGACCGTCACGTTCGGCGACGACCCGGACCTGCTCGCCCGGGTGCTGCGGGTCTACCGGCCCGAGTGCCGCTACCTGCGCTCCGCCGCGGTCACGGTCGCCGGACAGCCGCGGGACGGCGGGACGGCCGGGGTGTGCGGGGAGTTCCACATCCCCCGGTCCTGGTACATCGACGACACCGGGCACTTCAACGCGGTGGAGTTCAACCTCTGCTACAACCAGATGATCTATTTCCTCCTCGCGAAGTCGGTGCGGGAGAAGGCCGTCCGGCCGTTCGACACCTGGTCCATGGACGATTTCTGGGCCCGGCAGCTGCCCGACATGTTCATCGTGGACTTCCGCAGCACCTTCCGCCGCCGGATGCGCGGCCGCCGGTTCTGGGGGCAGCTGGACCTGGTCGGCGTCACCGAGCGGGACGGCGGCAACGGCCCGCTGGTCCTCCTCAGGACGCTCTGCCGCTTCGGCGAGGAGGAGACGCCCGCCTGCCGCGGTGAGGTGCGCATCGCCGTCCGGAAGGGTCCGCCGTCCCCGCGCTGA